Proteins found in one Sphingobium sp. V4 genomic segment:
- the queA gene encoding tRNA preQ1(34) S-adenosylmethionine ribosyltransferase-isomerase QueA yields the protein MRVDLFDFDLPAENIALRPASPRDSARMLLVPGDGAMQDHVVRDLPSLLRAGDVLVFNDTRVIPAQLEGMRGQARIGATLHKRQGLRQWQAFLRNAKRVRAGDRIDFGAGVTAIAGARDEDGGVTLDFEGEEPVEVLLERAGRMPLPPYIASKRPTDDRDRRDYQTMFAREDGAVAAPTAALHFTPDLMAAIGSAGVRTETLTLHVGAGTFLPVKADDTDDHRMHAEWGRIDAATAERLNAARAAGGRLIAVGTTSLRLLESACGEDGLLRPFADETRIFITPGYRFRAVDGLMTNFHLPKSTLFMLVSALMGRERMQEVYAHAIATGYRFYSYGDSSLLLPR from the coding sequence ATGCGCGTAGACCTGTTCGATTTCGACCTGCCGGCGGAGAATATCGCGCTCCGGCCCGCTTCCCCGCGCGACAGCGCGCGGATGCTGCTGGTGCCCGGCGACGGCGCCATGCAGGACCATGTCGTGCGCGACCTGCCGTCGCTGCTGCGCGCCGGCGACGTACTGGTGTTCAACGACACCAGGGTCATTCCCGCCCAGCTGGAGGGGATGCGCGGCCAGGCGAGGATCGGCGCGACCCTGCACAAGCGGCAGGGGCTGCGGCAATGGCAGGCCTTCCTGCGCAACGCCAAGCGGGTGCGCGCGGGCGACCGCATCGATTTCGGTGCGGGCGTCACGGCCATCGCGGGCGCGCGCGACGAGGATGGCGGGGTGACGCTGGATTTCGAGGGCGAGGAGCCGGTGGAAGTCCTGCTGGAGCGGGCGGGCCGGATGCCGCTGCCGCCCTATATCGCCAGCAAGCGCCCGACCGACGACCGCGACCGCCGCGATTACCAGACCATGTTCGCGCGCGAGGATGGCGCCGTCGCCGCGCCCACCGCCGCGCTGCATTTCACCCCCGACCTGATGGCCGCGATCGGCTCGGCGGGCGTGAGGACCGAAACGCTGACGCTGCATGTGGGCGCGGGCACCTTCCTGCCGGTCAAGGCCGACGATACCGACGATCACCGGATGCACGCCGAATGGGGCCGGATCGACGCCGCGACAGCCGAGCGCCTGAACGCCGCGCGCGCAGCCGGGGGGCGGCTGATCGCGGTGGGCACGACGTCGCTGCGCCTGCTTGAAAGCGCGTGCGGCGAGGACGGCCTGCTGCGCCCCTTCGCCGACGAGACGCGGATATTCATCACGCCCGGCTATCGCTTCCGCGCGGTGGACGGGCTGATGACCAATTTCCACCTGCCCAAGTCGACGCTCTTCATGCTGGTGTCCGCGCTGATGGGCCGCGAACGGATGCAAGAGGTCTACGCCCACGCGATCGCGACGGGCTATCGCTTCTATTCCTACGGGGATTCCAGCCTGCTCCTGCCGAGGTGA
- the secG gene encoding preprotein translocase subunit SecG has protein sequence MFTFLLVVQAIIAALLVTVILMQKSEGGGLGVGGSPAGLMSARGAADFLTRSTTVLASIFVLLSIVMAVIASVRHAPSDIDTSLVRQAPATQGAPAPANADPLAGAASNAAAAPTPAANGAVPLAN, from the coding sequence ATGTTCACCTTCCTCCTCGTCGTGCAGGCGATCATCGCCGCCCTGCTGGTCACCGTCATCCTGATGCAGAAGTCGGAAGGCGGCGGCCTGGGCGTGGGCGGCAGCCCGGCGGGGCTGATGTCGGCGCGCGGCGCGGCGGATTTCCTGACCCGGTCGACCACCGTGCTCGCCAGCATCTTCGTGCTGCTGTCGATCGTCATGGCGGTCATCGCCTCGGTGCGCCATGCGCCGAGCGACATCGATACCTCGCTGGTGCGTCAGGCTCCGGCGACGCAGGGCGCCCCGGCGCCGGCGAATGCTGATCCGCTGGCCGGTGCGGCCAGCAATGCGGCTGCGGCGCCGACCCCGGCGGCCAACGGCGCGGTTCCGCTCGCCAACTAA
- a CDS encoding SurA N-terminal domain-containing protein yields MLSVFRSFIRSKFGALFAILFLGVIAAAFILGDLTSGQFGNSLGGGGTAASAKGHKLSQGEFQDRVQRVFENARRSNPGLQIADFFAQGGAAQVYDQLVASLTLRAFADDQGVHISKRLVDAQIAQIPAFQDAAGNFSQENFRQLLIRERLTEQALRDDISREILQRQLLAPIGLGARPSETLVLPYASLLLEARQGTVAAIPAVAFLDEKSPTDAQLADYYRKNSARFTIPEQRRIRYAVVDAARFAQASQPSEAEIAGYYNQNKAAYAAKQNRSIEQLVLPTQAGAKAIADQVKAGKTLAVAAQGAGLAVSTAADQSREALTASASKAVADAAFAARQGELVGPVRGSLGWLLLRVTAINETPARPLAAVRGEIVETLRAQKEKQLLADFTGKLEDQIADGGTFEEVVKDNGLTLATSPALLSTGKQVRDQAYVVPADIQPLIAPVFAMSADDDAQLVPITPDKRYALVAPGEIIAAAPPPLAEVKQLVLAQYKLNAGNQKAKALAEQIQAKVAKGAKLADAIAQAGVKLPAPQVLGGRRADIMRGEQRPPAEVAILFSMAANTVKTLPIGQDRGYFVVQLNKIERGDAKGQPQLLAQVRDQLGEVIGQEYGQQFERAVEKQLDVTRNANAVAQVRQALAATNSGDQ; encoded by the coding sequence ATGCTTTCTGTCTTTCGCAGCTTCATCCGCTCCAAGTTCGGCGCGCTCTTCGCGATCCTCTTCCTGGGGGTCATCGCCGCCGCCTTCATCCTGGGCGACCTGACCAGCGGCCAGTTCGGCAACAGCCTGGGCGGGGGCGGCACGGCCGCCTCGGCAAAGGGCCACAAGCTGAGCCAGGGGGAGTTTCAGGACCGGGTGCAGCGCGTGTTCGAAAATGCGCGCCGCTCCAATCCAGGCCTCCAGATCGCCGATTTCTTCGCGCAGGGCGGCGCGGCACAGGTCTATGACCAGCTTGTCGCATCGCTGACGCTGCGCGCCTTTGCCGACGATCAGGGCGTGCATATCTCCAAGCGGCTGGTCGACGCGCAGATCGCGCAGATCCCCGCCTTCCAGGACGCGGCCGGCAATTTCAGCCAGGAGAATTTCCGCCAACTGCTGATCCGCGAGCGGCTGACCGAACAGGCGCTGCGCGACGATATCAGCCGCGAGATCCTCCAGCGCCAGCTGCTGGCCCCGATCGGCCTGGGCGCGCGTCCTTCCGAAACGCTGGTGCTGCCCTATGCGTCGCTGCTGCTGGAAGCGCGCCAGGGCACGGTCGCCGCGATCCCGGCGGTCGCCTTCCTCGACGAGAAGAGCCCGACCGACGCGCAGCTGGCCGATTATTACAGGAAGAACAGCGCCCGCTTCACCATCCCCGAACAGCGCCGCATCCGCTATGCGGTGGTCGACGCCGCCCGCTTCGCCCAGGCGTCGCAGCCGTCCGAGGCGGAGATCGCCGGCTATTACAACCAGAACAAGGCCGCCTATGCGGCGAAGCAGAACCGCAGCATCGAGCAGCTGGTCCTGCCGACGCAGGCGGGTGCGAAGGCGATCGCCGATCAGGTGAAGGCCGGCAAGACCCTGGCCGTCGCCGCGCAGGGCGCGGGCCTTGCGGTGTCGACCGCCGCCGACCAGAGCCGCGAGGCGCTGACCGCATCGGCCAGCAAGGCCGTGGCCGACGCCGCCTTCGCCGCCAGGCAGGGCGAACTGGTGGGACCGGTGCGCGGATCGCTCGGCTGGCTGCTGCTGCGCGTCACCGCGATCAACGAGACGCCGGCGCGTCCACTGGCCGCCGTGCGCGGCGAAATCGTCGAGACGCTGCGCGCGCAGAAGGAAAAGCAGCTGCTCGCCGACTTCACCGGCAAGCTGGAGGACCAGATCGCCGATGGCGGCACCTTCGAGGAAGTGGTGAAGGATAATGGCCTGACGCTGGCGACCAGCCCGGCGCTGCTGTCGACCGGCAAGCAGGTCAGGGACCAGGCCTATGTGGTGCCCGCCGACATCCAGCCGCTGATCGCCCCCGTCTTCGCGATGAGCGCCGACGATGACGCGCAGCTGGTGCCGATCACCCCGGACAAGCGCTATGCGCTGGTCGCGCCGGGCGAGATCATCGCCGCCGCACCCCCGCCGCTGGCCGAGGTGAAGCAGCTGGTGCTGGCGCAGTACAAGCTCAACGCCGGCAACCAGAAGGCAAAGGCGCTGGCCGAGCAGATCCAGGCGAAGGTCGCCAAGGGCGCGAAGCTGGCCGACGCCATCGCCCAGGCCGGCGTAAAGCTGCCCGCGCCGCAGGTGCTGGGCGGCCGCCGCGCCGACATCATGCGCGGCGAACAGCGCCCGCCGGCCGAGGTCGCGATCCTCTTCTCGATGGCGGCCAACACGGTCAAGACCCTGCCGATCGGTCAGGATCGCGGCTATTTCGTGGTCCAGCTGAACAAGATCGAGCGTGGCGACGCCAAGGGCCAGCCCCAGCTGCTGGCGCAGGTACGCGACCAGCTGGGCGAAGTGATCGGCCAGGAATATGGCCAGCAGTTCGAGCGCGCGGTCGAAAAGCAGCTGGACGTTACGCGCAACGCCAATGCCGTGGCGCAGGTGCGCCAGGCGCTGGCCGCGACCAACAGCGGCGACCAGTAA
- a CDS encoding DUF2171 domain-containing protein gives MGYQGGRRYGEDRYSAGWDRGDRYRAQGDRDDRSSRYGTRGQFGGPDYRRPPADYDYEERGFLDRAGDEVRSWFGDEEAERRREYDEYYNRPYGDPRDQSSRLGYASAARSDYLPNRGHAPYTGERSGFGSEDHGQRIRAYGPTQDYGAHHDSNYHSWRQQRIDELDRDYAEYQREHRDRFNSEFGSWRTRRSEQRQAISQVREHMEVVGSDGEHVGTVDKLRGDRIILTKNDEDAGGVHHSIPSSWIKSVDATKVTLEKTASQAQDAWRTEREQNALFGDRDEDRGGWSSEGTASSTTGYGGNRYR, from the coding sequence ATGGGTTATCAAGGCGGACGCCGCTATGGCGAGGATCGCTATTCGGCCGGCTGGGACCGCGGAGACCGGTATCGGGCACAGGGCGACCGCGATGATCGCAGCTCCCGCTACGGCACGCGCGGCCAGTTCGGCGGCCCGGACTATCGCCGACCCCCGGCCGACTATGATTATGAGGAACGCGGCTTCCTCGACCGCGCGGGCGACGAGGTTCGCAGCTGGTTCGGCGACGAAGAGGCCGAACGCCGGCGCGAATATGACGAATATTACAACCGCCCCTATGGCGACCCGCGCGACCAGTCGAGCCGGCTGGGCTATGCGTCGGCGGCGCGCAGCGACTATCTGCCCAATCGCGGCCATGCGCCCTATACCGGCGAACGCAGCGGCTTTGGCAGCGAGGATCATGGCCAGCGCATCCGCGCCTATGGGCCGACCCAGGACTATGGCGCGCATCATGACAGCAACTATCACAGCTGGCGCCAGCAACGGATCGACGAGCTCGACCGCGACTATGCGGAATATCAGCGCGAACATCGCGACCGCTTCAACAGCGAGTTCGGCAGCTGGCGCACCCGCCGCAGCGAACAGCGCCAGGCGATCAGCCAGGTGCGGGAACATATGGAAGTGGTCGGCAGCGACGGCGAGCATGTCGGCACCGTCGACAAGCTGCGCGGCGACCGCATCATCCTGACCAAGAATGACGAGGATGCGGGCGGCGTGCATCACTCCATCCCGTCCAGCTGGATCAAGTCGGTCGATGCGACCAAGGTGACGCTGGAAAAGACCGCGAGCCAGGCGCAGGACGCGTGGCGCACCGAGCGGGAGCAGAATGCCCTGTTCGGTGATCGTGACGAGGATCGCGGTGGCTGGAGCAGCGAGGGCACGGCGAGCAGCACGACCGGCTATGGCGGCAACCGCTATCGCTGA
- a CDS encoding extensin family protein, whose amino-acid sequence MRKLHLTLRRVVLLGGALLLLFLGHAWLRQRPQDLPWTDLDLAQPVGLFTGRKLAALTGDTARCRALLDRAGVDYVAMKPGGDGQCAYADAVRLKGEADAIALSPASVAPSCPVAAAFRLWEWQVVQPAAQRIYGQPVRSIRHFGSYSCRRMYGRSQGDFSEHATADAIDVAAFVLADGRQVSLVNDWKGEGKDAAFLRAVRDGACDLFSTVLSPDYNAAHRDHFHLDQAERGAMGWRACR is encoded by the coding sequence ATGCGGAAACTTCATCTGACCCTTCGTCGTGTCGTCCTGCTGGGTGGCGCGCTGCTGCTGCTGTTCCTCGGCCATGCCTGGCTGCGCCAGCGGCCGCAGGATCTGCCCTGGACCGACCTCGACCTCGCGCAGCCGGTCGGGCTTTTCACCGGGCGCAAGCTGGCCGCGCTGACCGGCGATACGGCCCGGTGCCGGGCACTGCTCGACCGGGCCGGCGTCGATTATGTGGCGATGAAGCCGGGCGGCGACGGTCAGTGCGCCTATGCCGACGCGGTGCGGCTGAAAGGGGAAGCGGACGCCATCGCCCTGTCGCCCGCGTCAGTCGCGCCGTCCTGTCCGGTGGCGGCCGCGTTCAGGTTGTGGGAATGGCAGGTGGTACAGCCCGCCGCCCAGCGCATCTATGGCCAGCCGGTCCGCAGCATTCGCCATTTCGGCAGCTATAGCTGTCGCCGCATGTACGGCCGCAGCCAGGGCGATTTCAGCGAACATGCCACCGCCGACGCGATCGACGTGGCGGCCTTCGTGCTGGCGGACGGGCGGCAGGTCAGCCTCGTCAACGACTGGAAGGGGGAGGGGAAGGACGCGGCTTTCCTGCGCGCAGTGCGCGACGGGGCGTGCGACCTGTTCTCGACGGTGCTGTCACCTGATTACAATGCCGCCCATCGCGATCATTTCCACCTCGACCAGGCGGAACGCGGCGCGATGGGATGGCGGGCGTGTCGCTAA
- the trpE gene encoding anthranilate synthase component I, whose amino-acid sequence MGIGGLDGVTSARAALARGESALVWRRQIADTDTPISAALKLFESDRGDYLLESVEGGAVRGRYSLIGLAPDLVFRAHGQSAEINRQWATDRDAFVPEQAGALDALRALVAECRAEMDAALPAALACLVGYFGYETVGLVEKLPRPAPNPIGVPDMLFVRPTVILIFDRLADQLYIVSPVWKGSFADAEKAIEAALERIDATAARLAAPLPPLPAPADIADVEVTPVLEPGRYAQMVDAAKDYIVAGDIFQVVLAQRFTSPFTLPPIALYRALRRINPSPFLYYLDLPGFALIGSSPEILVRARDGEVTIRPIAGTRPRGKSAVEDAANRESLLADPKERAEHLMLLDLGRNDVGRVAAAGTVTVTESYSVEFYSHVMHIVSNVVGRLAPDKDAIDALFAGFPAGTVSGAPKVRACEIIAELEPETRGAYAGGVGYFGPDGNMDSCIVLRTAVLKDGIMHVQAGAGIVADSNADYEQRECEAKSGALLAAAREAVSVARDAGFGQ is encoded by the coding sequence ATGGGCATCGGGGGCTTGGACGGCGTGACGAGTGCGCGCGCGGCTCTGGCGCGGGGCGAATCGGCCCTGGTGTGGCGGCGGCAGATCGCCGACACCGACACGCCGATCTCCGCCGCGCTCAAGCTGTTCGAGTCCGATCGCGGCGATTATCTGCTGGAATCGGTCGAGGGCGGCGCGGTGCGCGGCCGCTACAGCCTGATCGGCCTAGCCCCCGACCTGGTCTTTCGCGCGCACGGCCAGAGCGCCGAGATCAACCGGCAATGGGCGACCGACCGCGACGCCTTCGTGCCCGAACAGGCCGGCGCGCTCGATGCGCTGCGCGCGCTGGTGGCGGAATGCCGGGCGGAGATGGACGCCGCGCTGCCCGCTGCGCTCGCCTGCCTGGTCGGCTATTTCGGCTACGAAACGGTTGGGCTGGTCGAAAAGCTGCCCCGCCCGGCGCCCAATCCGATCGGCGTACCCGACATGCTGTTCGTGCGGCCGACCGTGATCCTGATCTTCGACCGGCTGGCCGATCAGCTCTATATCGTCTCGCCGGTGTGGAAGGGCAGCTTCGCCGATGCCGAAAAGGCGATCGAGGCGGCACTTGAGCGGATCGACGCCACCGCCGCGCGCCTCGCCGCGCCGCTCCCCCCCCTGCCCGCACCGGCCGACATCGCTGACGTGGAAGTGACGCCCGTGCTGGAACCGGGCCGCTATGCGCAGATGGTGGACGCGGCCAAGGACTATATCGTCGCGGGCGACATCTTCCAGGTGGTGCTGGCCCAGCGCTTCACAAGTCCCTTCACCCTGCCGCCGATCGCCCTCTATCGCGCGCTGCGGCGGATCAATCCGTCGCCCTTCCTCTATTATCTCGACCTGCCAGGCTTCGCGCTGATCGGATCGTCACCGGAAATTCTCGTCCGCGCCCGCGATGGCGAGGTAACGATCCGCCCGATCGCCGGCACCCGCCCGCGTGGCAAAAGCGCGGTCGAGGACGCCGCCAATCGCGAAAGCCTGCTCGCCGATCCCAAGGAACGGGCCGAGCATCTGATGCTGCTGGACCTGGGCCGCAACGATGTCGGCCGCGTCGCCGCCGCCGGAACGGTGACGGTCACGGAAAGCTACAGCGTCGAATTTTACAGCCATGTCATGCACATCGTGTCCAACGTGGTCGGCCGCCTCGCGCCCGACAAGGATGCGATCGACGCACTGTTCGCGGGTTTTCCGGCGGGCACCGTTTCGGGCGCGCCCAAGGTCCGAGCCTGCGAGATCATCGCGGAACTGGAGCCGGAAACGCGCGGCGCCTATGCCGGCGGGGTCGGCTATTTCGGGCCGGACGGCAATATGGACAGTTGCATCGTGCTGCGCACGGCGGTGCTCAAGGACGGGATCATGCACGTCCAGGCGGGCGCGGGCATCGTCGCCGATTCGAACGCCGACTATGAGCAGCGCGAATGCGAGGCCAAGAGCGGCGCGCTGCTAGCCGCGGCGCGCGAGGCGGTGAGCGTGGCGCGGGATGCCGGGTTCGGGCAGTAA
- a CDS encoding NUDIX hydrolase — MTDEDDAGRPAATVVILRDRPAAPSAILSPEILPPAILPPEILMVERASTMAFAAGALVFPGGAVDEADHALAARLDHDLAPDEAAARIAAIRETIEEAGLGIGLAGLVDAASVLRLRDGLHDGRPLGDLLDRHGLGIAFEALTPFARWHPAPFERAARVFDTRFYLARAPEGQMASVDSTENVRLLWSSAAEVLARCDAGEGRIIFPTRRNLERLAPFASHADLVAHAAAFPVEKVRPWKEERDGEAHLCIPDHLGYPVTSEPMRQVRRA, encoded by the coding sequence ATGACAGATGAAGATGATGCGGGCCGTCCCGCCGCGACGGTGGTGATCCTGCGCGACCGGCCGGCCGCGCCCTCCGCGATATTGTCCCCCGAAATATTGCCGCCCGCAATATTGCCACCCGAAATATTGATGGTGGAGCGGGCGTCGACCATGGCTTTCGCCGCCGGCGCGCTGGTCTTTCCCGGCGGCGCAGTGGACGAGGCCGACCATGCGCTGGCCGCGCGGCTCGACCATGACCTGGCGCCGGACGAGGCGGCCGCCCGCATCGCCGCGATTCGCGAGACGATCGAGGAAGCGGGGCTGGGGATCGGTCTGGCCGGGCTGGTGGACGCCGCATCGGTGCTGCGGCTGCGCGATGGCTTGCATGACGGCAGGCCGCTCGGCGATCTGCTGGACCGGCATGGCCTGGGCATCGCGTTCGAAGCGCTGACCCCCTTCGCGCGCTGGCACCCCGCGCCCTTCGAGCGGGCCGCGCGGGTGTTCGACACGCGTTTCTACCTGGCCCGCGCGCCGGAGGGGCAGATGGCGAGCGTCGATTCGACCGAGAATGTGCGGCTCCTCTGGAGCAGCGCGGCCGAGGTGCTGGCGCGCTGCGACGCGGGCGAGGGAAGGATCATCTTTCCCACCCGGCGCAATCTGGAGCGGCTGGCGCCCTTCGCCTCCCACGCCGATCTGGTGGCCCATGCGGCGGCCTTTCCGGTCGAGAAGGTGCGGCCATGGAAGGAGGAGCGGGACGGGGAGGCGCATCTCTGCATCCCCGATCATCTCGGCTATCCGGTTACGTCGGAACCCATGCGGCAGGTCCGGCGTGCTTAG
- a CDS encoding DMT family protein: MPTLILLALSNLFMTVAWYWHLKGGMNKPILLVILISWGIAFIEYCLAVPANRMGYAQGWSAGQLKVAQEAIALIIFGGFMVTVLGEPLHWRHLAAFACIMGAVGFLFVGRG; the protein is encoded by the coding sequence ATGCCGACCCTGATCCTGCTGGCCCTGTCCAACCTGTTCATGACCGTCGCCTGGTACTGGCATCTGAAGGGCGGCATGAACAAGCCGATTCTGCTGGTCATCCTGATCAGCTGGGGCATCGCCTTCATCGAATATTGCCTGGCGGTGCCCGCGAACCGCATGGGTTACGCGCAGGGCTGGAGCGCGGGCCAGCTTAAGGTCGCGCAGGAGGCGATCGCGCTCATCATCTTCGGCGGCTTCATGGTGACGGTGCTGGGCGAGCCGCTGCACTGGCGCCATCTTGCCGCCTTCGCCTGCATCATGGGCGCGGTGGGATTCCTGTTCGTGGGCCGGGGCTGA
- the tpiA gene encoding triose-phosphate isomerase, which translates to MNRRKLVVGNWKMNGMRAHLGEVEAIGRVAAAHPAVEVGLCLPATLIMAGSERRGAAFIGAQNCHMDMSGAYTGSLSAEMLAEAGATWVITGHSERREARGETNADIAAKSVAAHKAGINVILCVGETIDIRDAGRAEEVVSAQLLASLPEGASADWLAVAYEPIWAIGTGRIPTIEAVASMHAALRAALRSRIGEEADKVRILYGGSMNGDNAVELMSVPDVDGGLVGGASLTAAKFAPIIEAADQRMAAAA; encoded by the coding sequence ATGAACAGGCGGAAGCTGGTTGTCGGCAACTGGAAGATGAACGGGATGCGCGCGCATCTGGGCGAAGTGGAGGCGATCGGCCGGGTGGCCGCGGCGCATCCGGCGGTGGAGGTGGGCCTCTGCCTGCCCGCCACGCTCATCATGGCGGGATCGGAGCGGCGCGGCGCGGCGTTCATCGGCGCGCAGAACTGCCATATGGACATGAGCGGCGCCTATACCGGATCGCTCTCGGCCGAAATGCTGGCGGAGGCGGGCGCCACCTGGGTCATCACCGGCCACAGCGAACGGCGCGAGGCGCGCGGCGAGACCAATGCCGACATCGCCGCCAAGTCGGTCGCCGCGCACAAGGCGGGCATCAACGTCATCCTCTGCGTCGGCGAGACGATCGACATACGCGACGCCGGTCGGGCGGAGGAAGTGGTGTCGGCGCAGCTGCTCGCATCGCTGCCCGAAGGCGCGTCGGCCGACTGGCTGGCGGTCGCCTATGAACCCATCTGGGCGATCGGCACCGGACGCATCCCCACGATCGAGGCGGTCGCCTCCATGCACGCCGCCCTGCGCGCCGCGCTCAGGAGCCGGATCGGCGAAGAGGCGGACAAGGTGCGGATTCTCTATGGCGGCTCGATGAACGGCGACAATGCGGTCGAACTCATGTCCGTGCCCGACGTCGATGGCGGCCTGGTCGGCGGCGCCAGCCTGACCGCGGCGAAATTCGCCCCGATCATCGAGGCGGCCGACCAGCGCATGGCGGCCGCGGCCTGA
- a CDS encoding CTP synthase, translating into MARYIFITGGVVSSLGKGLMAASLAALLQARGFRVRIRKFDPYLNVDPGTMSPYQHGEVYVTDDGAETDLDLGHYERFTGVSARQSDNVTQGRVYQTIIQRERRGDYLGATVQVIPHVTDEIKAFALADTEDLDFVLCEIGGTVGDIESLPFMEAIRQLHNDLDRGQSIFVHVTLVPYIAAAGELKTKPTQHSVRELTSLGIQPDILLCRCEHPLPESERRKIALFCNVRPEAVIPALDASSIYAVPQQYHAEGLDEEVLRAFGIKDAPAPSMARWDDIMDRQLNPEGEVTIGVVGKYVGLLDAYKSLHEALHHGGLANRVKVNIKWIDAELFEKGEDLVASLEPMHGILVPGGFGVRGSEGKIASVKFARERNVPFFGICLGMQMACIEGARNTAGIADASTTEFGETSEPVVGLITEWMSKEGLQKRTAETDLGGTMRLGAYPARLDGNSVVAGVYGATEISERHRHRYEVNAGYREPLEKGGLIFSGMSPDGTLPEIVERPDHPWFVGVQFHPELKSKPFDPHPLFASFIQAAVKQSRLV; encoded by the coding sequence ATGGCGCGGTATATTTTCATCACCGGCGGCGTGGTCTCCTCGCTTGGCAAGGGCCTGATGGCCGCTTCGCTTGCAGCTCTGTTGCAGGCGCGAGGTTTCCGTGTTCGCATCCGGAAGTTCGATCCCTATCTCAATGTCGATCCGGGCACGATGAGCCCGTATCAGCATGGTGAGGTCTATGTGACCGACGATGGGGCGGAAACCGACCTCGACCTTGGCCATTATGAGCGTTTTACAGGGGTTTCGGCGCGTCAGTCGGATAATGTGACGCAGGGCCGCGTCTACCAGACGATCATACAGCGCGAACGGCGCGGCGACTATCTGGGCGCGACGGTGCAGGTCATCCCGCACGTCACCGACGAGATCAAGGCCTTCGCGCTGGCCGACACCGAAGATCTCGACTTCGTCCTGTGCGAAATCGGCGGCACGGTGGGCGACATCGAATCGCTCCCCTTCATGGAGGCGATTCGCCAACTCCATAACGACCTCGATCGCGGCCAGTCGATCTTCGTCCATGTGACGCTGGTGCCCTATATCGCGGCGGCCGGCGAGCTGAAGACCAAGCCGACCCAGCACAGCGTGCGCGAACTGACCTCGCTCGGCATCCAGCCCGACATATTGCTGTGCCGCTGCGAACATCCGCTGCCCGAAAGCGAGCGCCGCAAGATCGCGCTTTTCTGCAACGTGCGTCCCGAAGCGGTCATCCCCGCACTGGACGCCAGCAGCATCTACGCCGTGCCCCAGCAATATCATGCCGAAGGACTGGACGAGGAAGTGCTGCGCGCCTTCGGCATCAAGGATGCGCCCGCGCCCAGCATGGCGCGCTGGGACGACATCATGGATCGCCAGCTCAATCCCGAGGGTGAAGTGACGATCGGCGTGGTCGGCAAATATGTCGGCCTGCTCGACGCCTACAAGTCGCTGCACGAGGCGCTGCACCATGGCGGCCTCGCCAACCGGGTGAAGGTCAATATCAAGTGGATCGACGCTGAGCTGTTCGAGAAGGGCGAGGATCTCGTCGCCAGCCTCGAACCGATGCACGGCATCCTCGTCCCCGGCGGCTTCGGCGTGCGCGGGTCGGAGGGCAAGATCGCCTCGGTCAAGTTCGCGCGCGAACGCAACGTGCCCTTCTTCGGCATCTGCCTCGGTATGCAGATGGCCTGCATCGAGGGCGCGCGCAACACGGCGGGTATCGCCGACGCGTCCACCACCGAGTTTGGCGAGACGTCCGAGCCGGTCGTCGGCCTCATCACCGAATGGATGAGCAAGGAAGGCCTGCAGAAGCGCACCGCCGAAACCGACCTGGGCGGCACGATGCGCCTGGGCGCCTATCCCGCCAGGCTCGACGGTAACAGCGTCGTTGCGGGCGTCTATGGCGCGACCGAGATCAGCGAACGGCACCGCCACCGCTATGAGGTGAATGCGGGCTATCGCGAGCCGCTGGAAAAGGGCGGCCTGATCTTCTCGGGCATGTCGCCGGACGGCACGCTGCCGGAAATCGTCGAGCGGCCCGACCATCCCTGGTTTGTCGGCGTGCAGTTCCACCCGGAACTGAAATCCAAGCCCTTCGACCCGCATCCGCTCTTCGCCAGCTTCATTCAGGCGGCGGTCAAGCAGAGCCGGCTGGTGTAA